From a single Prochlorococcus sp. MIT 0603 genomic region:
- a CDS encoding YlqD family protein, producing MSDETTISIKRSITIRAVVTPSWKTEAESEISAAISTSDEQLSQLEKEGQQVVDGLRTQSANPLDPRIQEQVSQVQQQVASKRSELEDQKRNLLQQQAQVRELDMEEIVEQGQIESFCDLKVGDNLISKMKVSLLVRDGVVESIDQD from the coding sequence TTCAATTAAGCGCTCAATCACAATTCGTGCTGTAGTTACTCCTTCTTGGAAAACTGAAGCAGAAAGTGAAATAAGCGCTGCTATTTCTACAAGTGATGAGCAATTATCACAACTAGAGAAGGAGGGACAACAAGTTGTTGATGGGTTGAGAACTCAAAGTGCAAACCCCCTTGACCCTAGAATCCAAGAGCAAGTTTCTCAAGTGCAACAACAAGTTGCTTCGAAACGTTCCGAATTAGAGGATCAGAAACGTAATTTGTTGCAACAGCAGGCGCAAGTACGAGAATTAGATATGGAAGAGATTGTTGAACAAGGCCAAATAGAAAGCTTTTGTGATCTTAAGGTTGGTGACAATTTGATCAGCAAGATGAAGGTCTCACTCCTTGTGAGAGATGGTGTTGTTGAATCTATAGATCAAGACTAA
- a CDS encoding dihydrolipoamide acetyltransferase family protein: protein MTSHDIFMPALSSTMTEGKIVEWLKEPGDKVSRGESVLVVESDKADMDVESFQDGFLAAVLMPAGSTVPVGETIGLIVETKDEIASVQEANPPKIKDVDNKGSSSSQASSEKEVVAKVSPSQSPSPAIAKQQDQKTSSSPSPVVRNQGRVVATPRAKKLSTQLGVDLSTVAGTGPHGRIQADDVKRSQGQPISVPWIAESNAPAQISPPPASLASGGISSNAAKNIEMPEGNSFGSPGETVPFKTLQQAVNRNMETSLEVPCFRVGYSINTDRLDSFYKQVKPNGVTMTALLAKAVGNTLARHPQVNAAYSTKGMVYPAQINVAIAVAMEDGGLITPVLKDANTTDLFELSRQWSDLVKRSRSKQLQPDEYNSGTFTLSNLGMFGVDRFDAILPPGTGAILAVGASLPSVVAGKDGSIAVKRQMQVNLTADHRIVYGADGAAFLKDLANLIENNPEGLSS, encoded by the coding sequence TTGACAAGCCACGACATTTTCATGCCAGCTCTCAGTTCAACCATGACTGAGGGAAAGATAGTTGAATGGTTGAAGGAGCCCGGAGACAAGGTTTCTCGAGGTGAGTCTGTACTTGTTGTTGAATCTGATAAGGCTGATATGGATGTTGAGTCTTTTCAAGATGGCTTTCTTGCAGCAGTTCTAATGCCTGCTGGAAGTACTGTCCCAGTTGGTGAAACTATTGGCTTAATAGTCGAAACTAAAGATGAAATTGCTTCTGTACAAGAAGCTAATCCTCCAAAAATAAAAGATGTTGATAATAAAGGGTCGTCTTCTTCACAGGCTTCATCAGAAAAAGAGGTAGTTGCAAAAGTTTCACCATCTCAATCCCCATCTCCAGCTATTGCAAAACAGCAGGATCAAAAGACTTCATCATCACCTTCGCCAGTTGTGAGGAATCAGGGGAGAGTAGTGGCAACCCCAAGGGCTAAAAAACTTTCCACACAACTTGGTGTCGACCTCTCAACAGTTGCAGGTACTGGCCCACATGGAAGGATCCAAGCAGATGATGTTAAAAGATCTCAGGGTCAACCTATTAGCGTCCCATGGATAGCGGAAAGCAATGCGCCTGCTCAAATATCACCTCCCCCAGCTTCTCTTGCTTCTGGAGGTATTTCTTCTAATGCCGCTAAGAACATTGAGATGCCAGAAGGTAATAGTTTTGGCTCTCCTGGAGAAACAGTTCCCTTTAAGACTCTTCAGCAGGCGGTAAATCGGAACATGGAAACTAGTCTTGAAGTTCCTTGCTTTAGGGTTGGGTATTCAATTAATACAGACAGACTTGATTCTTTCTATAAGCAGGTGAAGCCTAACGGGGTTACCATGACAGCATTGTTGGCAAAAGCGGTAGGGAATACTCTTGCACGGCATCCTCAGGTGAATGCTGCTTACAGCACTAAGGGTATGGTCTACCCAGCTCAAATCAATGTAGCTATAGCTGTTGCGATGGAAGACGGGGGTCTGATTACTCCGGTATTAAAGGATGCAAACACCACTGATTTGTTTGAGTTGTCACGTCAATGGTCTGATTTAGTTAAGCGCTCTAGATCCAAGCAGCTTCAGCCTGATGAATACAATAGCGGCACTTTTACACTTTCAAATTTGGGAATGTTTGGAGTGGATCGTTTTGATGCAATACTCCCCCCAGGTACTGGTGCGATTTTGGCAGTAGGGGCTTCACTCCCTTCAGTAGTTGCAGGGAAAGATGGCTCTATTGCTGTAAAACGTCAAATGCAAGTTAACTTAACCGCAGATCACCGAATTGTTTATGGTGCTGATGGGGCAGCTTTTTTAAAAGATCTTGCTAATTTGATTGAAAACAATCCTGAAGGTCTTTCTTCTTAA
- the queA gene encoding tRNA preQ1(34) S-adenosylmethionine ribosyltransferase-isomerase QueA — protein sequence MLIDPKDFLLSSYNYELDTNLIAQEPIEPRHNARMMVVPKSNALLAKSLDLKVWDLLNQLNPGDLLVMNDTRVLQARLRVRLKNGSLAELLLIEPQEDGRWLCLGKPAKKMNPGDCLLLEASEQSSLSLRILNRDKTTGGRIVQFPASFGNRETMEDLLKKYGEMPLPPYIHRYDLSNIERYQTRYASKPGAVAAPTAGLHLSDQLLDALRRKGVFMANVTLHVGLGTFRPLQEENLNDLSLHSEWVEVKEEVVSAINECRCRRGRVIAVGTTTVRSLEAAFLAGQGSLQPFKGSTDLVIKPGYKFGIIDGLLTNFHLPKSSLLLMVSALIGRENLLTLYKQAREKKYRFFSYGDAMLIRP from the coding sequence TTGCTTATAGATCCAAAAGATTTTTTGCTTAGTTCTTATAACTATGAGTTAGATACAAACCTCATAGCACAAGAGCCTATCGAGCCTCGACATAATGCTCGTATGATGGTTGTTCCTAAGAGCAATGCTCTTCTTGCAAAATCATTAGATTTAAAAGTTTGGGATTTATTAAATCAACTCAATCCAGGTGATTTGCTTGTAATGAATGACACTCGTGTGTTGCAGGCAAGATTAAGAGTCAGGTTGAAGAATGGTTCTTTAGCAGAGCTTTTGCTTATAGAACCACAAGAAGATGGCCGTTGGTTGTGTCTTGGAAAGCCAGCCAAGAAAATGAATCCTGGAGATTGTTTGCTTTTAGAAGCTTCTGAACAATCCTCGCTATCGTTGAGAATTCTTAATAGGGATAAAACCACTGGTGGCCGAATAGTCCAGTTTCCGGCTTCTTTTGGTAATAGAGAAACGATGGAAGACCTTTTGAAGAAATATGGTGAGATGCCATTGCCTCCATATATTCATCGATATGACTTAAGTAATATTGAGCGTTATCAGACGAGATATGCTTCAAAGCCTGGAGCTGTCGCTGCTCCTACTGCAGGATTACATTTAAGCGATCAATTGTTGGATGCACTTAGGCGGAAAGGAGTATTTATGGCAAATGTGACTTTGCATGTTGGGCTTGGAACATTTAGACCTTTGCAAGAAGAAAATTTAAATGACTTAAGCCTGCATAGTGAATGGGTTGAAGTCAAAGAAGAGGTTGTCTCTGCAATTAACGAATGTCGTTGTAGAAGAGGCCGTGTGATTGCAGTAGGTACTACAACGGTCAGATCACTTGAAGCAGCATTTCTTGCAGGGCAAGGAAGCTTGCAACCATTTAAAGGTTCTACTGATTTGGTTATAAAACCTGGTTATAAATTTGGAATCATTGATGGTCTGTTAACCAATTTCCATCTTCCTAAAAGCTCTCTCCTGCTAATGGTAAGCGCTCTGATAGGAAGAGAAAATCTTCTCACTCTCTATAAACAAGCCAGGGAGAAAAAATATAGATTTTTTTCTTATGGCGATGCAATGCTAATTCGTCCTTAG
- the cysK gene encoding cysteine synthase A produces MAPIYQDNCLAIGNTPLVKLNSVTKNSKATVLAKIEGRNPAYSVKCRIGANMIWDAEKRGLLTKEKTIIEPTSGNTGIALAFTAAAKGYKLVLTMPESMSLERRRMMAVLGAELILTEAAKGMPGAISKAKEIAESDPSKYFMPGQFDNPANPEIHFKTTGPEIWNDCNGNLDVLVAGVGTGGTITGVSKYVKEEKGKKILSVAVEPSHSPVITQTLNGEEVKPGPHKIQGIGAGFIPKNLDLKLVDQVEQVSNEESIEMALRLAKEEGILAGISCGAAAVAAIRLSEQEQFAGKTIVVVLPDLAERYVSSVLFSDVPTGIIQEPASS; encoded by the coding sequence ATGGCTCCTATATACCAAGACAACTGCCTTGCTATAGGCAATACTCCTTTGGTTAAGCTGAATTCTGTTACTAAAAACTCTAAAGCCACAGTCCTAGCAAAGATTGAAGGGCGTAATCCTGCTTACAGCGTCAAGTGCAGAATTGGAGCAAATATGATTTGGGACGCCGAAAAAAGAGGCTTACTTACAAAAGAAAAAACAATTATCGAACCTACTTCTGGCAATACTGGTATTGCACTGGCTTTTACAGCTGCAGCCAAAGGCTACAAATTGGTCTTAACAATGCCAGAGTCAATGTCATTAGAAAGACGAAGGATGATGGCAGTACTAGGCGCTGAACTTATCCTTACAGAAGCCGCAAAAGGAATGCCTGGGGCTATTTCAAAAGCAAAAGAGATTGCAGAGAGTGATCCAAGCAAATATTTTATGCCTGGTCAATTTGACAACCCTGCAAACCCAGAAATTCATTTCAAAACCACTGGACCTGAAATATGGAATGACTGCAATGGAAATCTTGATGTACTTGTTGCAGGGGTTGGAACTGGAGGGACAATCACAGGTGTGTCTAAATATGTAAAAGAAGAAAAAGGCAAGAAAATTCTTTCAGTAGCTGTTGAGCCTTCTCATAGTCCTGTTATAACTCAAACTCTTAATGGAGAAGAAGTTAAGCCTGGCCCACATAAAATACAAGGAATTGGTGCTGGTTTTATTCCTAAAAACCTCGACCTCAAATTAGTAGATCAAGTCGAACAGGTTAGTAATGAAGAGTCTATAGAGATGGCTCTGCGCCTAGCCAAAGAAGAAGGAATACTAGCTGGTATCTCATGCGGTGCCGCAGCGGTAGCCGCAATCCGATTGTCTGAACAGGAACAATTTGCTGGCAAGACAATTGTTGTTGTCTTGCCAGATCTTGCAGAGCGTTATGTTTCTTCAGTGTTGTTCTCAGATGTGCCAACAGGCATCATCCAAGAACCAGCTTCTAGCTAA